TTTATTTACTAATTAAGGTTGATTGTCTTGCTCATTTTCTATCCAGCCTATAGTTTAATGATTCTACATTTGGTTCCCAGAAGCCACCACTTCCATATCCTCTTAGCGGTTTCTTAAGTGGTTGCTGCTTATCTTCATGAATAGAAAAAGAATCTGGTGAAAAATCTGAAGTATTAACAATGTTTAATTTTTTGAGCTCAGGAGTAAGATCAAAATAGTACAAGCATTTAAATTTCGTTAAAATTAGACCCAATTCCCAACAAGAATATTTATCCTGGTACCAAAATAGTAAAAGAGATGCAAACTTTTCCAATAACAATATTTCAGTAATATTTTAACGGTGGTGCTATTTACAGCACAAAAACACCACACTACTCACAGCTCAGGACATCTAAACCCCACATCTCTAAAATGGTGAACCTTTTTATCTAGCGGTGGGTCCTGGCTGAAAATCATGAACCAATACTCTTGCAACACCTAGCGTTTGAGCTGTGAATAGAGTTCTAAGTGGAGCCGTGAATAGCATTTCCGATATTTTAATTTCAAAAGTTATTATTTGCCTTTCCAATGACctcaaaaagaaaccaaaaaaaaaagaagaagaagaagattggttAAGATAAGAATTTTAGAAAGAAAGCAAAAAAACTATAGGGTTGGTCAGTGGTGGTATACGGATGCGACATGTTGATTAGATTCATGATTCTCTTTAGATTTTTGATTAATTGGATCCAATGTGCAGCCTTAAAAACGTTAATTCTCTTAACATAAATTGTACGAACGTAAGTAAACATAATTCTTAATGACGGTTTTAAATTTTTAGTATATGGGCATTAagtggaaaaagaaaaagaataccaTTTTACTGAAAAAAGTAAATCAGAGAAACTTTTCGCTTGTTTTTCCTCTTTAAGGTTAAAAACTTAAAGAAAGATGAGTACGTACCACCTACCCTACACCTAGTCATTCATCCCATGCAGTCTTACGTACCGCCATCATGCAGCAGCGTATGTTAGCaccatctctttctttctttctttctttctttctttctttttctttctttctttttcttactgTACTGGCAATTCTTTACTACTCGCatttgaaatcaaatttcaaaaataaaacatATCATAAATATATGCGAGATAAATGTGGCCCATGCGCCCTTACAATGATTCAACTGACTCGAAGAAGTCATAGGTTCGGATCCCCATAAAAATATTCGCATTCGCTTTACCGTTCGTGAGATCgaacaatgtttttttttttttttgacacattAGATCGAACAATGTTGCTGTGGTCAATTTATGTTCTCTTTTCTTGTTTTCAGGTCTCTGCAAAACCCACTGGGAGAAAATGACTAGGTTTCCAGCGGGTGAATATGAATATGACGATGTTATTGTTGGCGATACTCGTTACATTATAGAAGTAGGATTAGCTGGAGAATTTACCATAGCTCGACCAACGAACAAGTATTTATCGTTATTAGCCGAGTTTCCACAAATTTTTGTTGGTAAGCAGGAGGAGCTCAAACAGGTGGTGATGATAATGAGTGAAGCTGCTAAAGAGTCCTTGAAGAGTAACGATATGCCTATGCCACCATGGAGAAGAATCGAGTACATGGAAGCTAAATGGTTTAGCTCTTACAAAAGAGTTACCAACATTAACATGATATTGAAGCAAAGTGATTCTAAGCCAGTGGCCGTGGTCGTGCCTACAGCCGTGTACCATCACTACTGCAGAATCGAGGTTTCAAGGGAGGTAGGATTGAGTGTTGGGAAATTGGCGCAAGCTCTCAGCAACGGAGTTAACATTGGCAATGGCATGTAACAGCAAGTGTAGCTTAATTTTATTAGGAAGAGGAGAAAAAAAACTGTGACGGTTTAGTTCCGCcgatatttccattttcttgtgATTCTGGGATTGTATGGACGTGACCTACAGCCAGCTGATGTATCAATTCTGAATCTAATCTATCAATCAAAATTATGGCAATGTATATCTAAATTTAGCAAAGAACAGAGGATGCAAAAATAGAGTGCAAAACTTCGAGATAATTATCAACATTGTGATGTCTGTTGACAAATCAATCGACTGGAAATTAAATAAATCATGTGGGTGTGTTAAGCAGCACACGTGGGTTAAGATTGGCTCAAGGACACATCACAAGCTGAGTTATCAGGGTAATGGCACCACTTACGGTTGGTAACTTTagaactgaaaaagaaaaatggcACTTGAAACCGACTTCAATTTTCAAAGAACATCAATCGAGTGCAGTGCATAATAGATTTAGGTTGATTTCCATCAGTAAAGATAGTGGTTCTGAACTACTCCATTTTTAGAAAGAAAATTATGGTGTTTCTCGTCACACAAGGAAAGATTGGTATCATGCTTCTATTTGTAGTAAGTTGCAACTTTTTTCTACAAGATTATGATGGTGAAAATGTGAATGATGTTTTAGAACACTAGCCATCAGAATAGGCAAGTACCCTACAACTCTCATTGCAGTCCATGACTAAGAACCACCTAGCTCATACAAAACTTGGTACCATATACCATTATTTCCTTCGGAAAGAAAATgcaaatttcaaaatcaaaaaaagaaagaaagaagaagagaggatAAGATGGCACCAGTAGGAGTTGTTCAGAGGAATCATCACCACTCTACTAGAATAGATTCCTTCTCAACGCACTACATACTCAATTGTGGCATGGTCTCGTAACCATTCGAGTACCTTCGATCCCTCGAGTATTTCTTGCACCTACACAATTTTGATCAGTAAATACAACTAAAAGCCAAATTTGATGTCATTTTATGCCAACGATGATTTACAATAGTGCTTATCGTGATAGTTTGAAGGAACAGTTGTTTTTAGTCACACTTGCTGCCAACTAAAATCTTCCATCTTAAGGAGTGACGGCGCAAGTAAATAGTAGCAGCATATGAGACTTGGACAAAATGAAAAATATAGACTAACCTGATCCTTTACACGCTCCTCatcatactcttgattattgCGCTTGAATTCATCAATGGAATTCTCAACCTCTTTTACTAGATCTTCTGTATGGAACTGCAATATATCCGGCTTTCAGCAAAATgtaaccaacttaaagaacaaatACCAtaatcaagtgtttttgcttggAGTTTCATGAGCTTTTCTCAAATCATATGCATATGGCAGGTTCTTTTTCAGCACTTTAAGTTAACGACCCTTCATTAGATTTGATATCTTTTCAGCCAAAGTGGGTCTATAACTATGAGTGTATTGATTGGATGGTTTAGAACTTTATGGATCCTAGGGAGATCTGATGGCCACTTGCTAACTTGCGACAAGATAACACCATCTTGAATGGTACACCATAGAGAATAAACACAAGTGGTGGGATATGTTATCCAAATTCATGTATGCTATGAACTGCAGAAAGGAGAAAGAAATAATTGGACGACTATATTATCAGGAGAGATCTACCTGCAGATTTTCGCGCTTAAATATATCGCCTACTGCAAGACTCTGTTTCACCATACTTGTTATGTTTTCCCTCTCGTATTCTAGGTATTCCTTCACTGCTTGTGGGCTTGAAAGATTAGCCAGCTGTTGTTCATCTAGTTTCATCTTTGCCTGTGGACATATCTTACTAGAATcagatgagaaaatgctaaaaaaATCAAATGGCCCGTGGGTCTTTAAGTCATGTAACCAAAGCCCATGTCAAGTTCATCCTGATCTCAGAGACATGATGAACAATATCTGTCATGCATGCTACATAGACTATCAATATGGATGAGCCCCCTTGTGTGGGAAACTTATTATCGCAGCATGGGGAACCAAATTGACACTTCAAGAGAAAATTGCTCATCTATTTTCAGATTTTCACCTGTAACTCTAAAAGTTTGGCTCCATATAGCTGCCTGCCTTGTTCCTCAAACAAGGTTCGAGGAATATCAATTTGAATCATCTGAAAAAAAGTAGAAACACAATCATTAGCATTAGCTTACACATTTGCTAgataaaaaataggaaaaaatagGCCTATTAATAGAAAAAAGTAGGCCTATTGCACATCTGAAAGCGGCCTACTAATAGAAAAAAAATAGGCCGCTTTCAATACATTTCTTTAGCAATTAATGGATATCTTTCTTGCTTGTTTGTGTATCATTCCAGGCTTGACGCATCTTTAGTTTGTGTTACCACAGACAGATTATGGACATCCATACACATTTTCAACAAATAATTTGACTAAACTATGCCGCCAATATTATATAACCGTTAAATCACCTTGCATAGCTGATCAAGAATTGCATTGTCTGTTGCTTGTTCCTTAGCTATTTGTTCTATTTCTTTACATCTCTCCAATATCGATTCTCTTACCTGTAGATTTCATCCGTGAAGAGTTTCAAGCCAAGGAAGAGGCTGAATTTAAGAACTTATCTTCAGTGGATGAGCCAACAGAACGAGGGGATACCTCAATCAAGGTCGTGCAGCCAGAAAGAAGCTTTTCAGCGAGAGAATCATCCAGTGCGGGTAACTCTCTATAGAATAGTTCTTTGCATATGACctataaaagaaagaaaagttcAGCAATATGGTAACTGTAACTTACGTTCTAGTCAGGATTGGTAAAGAGAGCAATGACAACTTAGTCCCTTTCCCATTAGGTAGCAAGAAACTCACAGTATATTGAGCAACAACACCTCGTAGATTTTCTTGTCTCCATGAGTCTGGAAACGCAAGTGAGAATGTTTTGGTTTCTCCTCCTTTAATACCAATTATTGAATCAAGGAATCCAGGAGGAAGGTTGTCAGCTTCTTCTGTATCCAATtgaaaacctgcaaaaacaaatgttatgagaataacttgggAGGTAAGTCCAGTCGTTGAGAAACAACCACATCTTTGTTGACGATAAAACAAACCTTTACTCTCTGCAGATGGAATTTTTTCGCCCTCGGAATCATCTTCCGTAGCTTTTAGAGTGGATATATCCAAAACTGCAACATCACCAACCTATGGAAGGAAGTGGAAAAATCACAATTTTGAAAGATCTACTAGAAACACAAAATCAACGTCTTGAGTGTTAAATGTATAAATCCTTTATGATAATATCAATTTGATAATTCATAACAATTTCCACTTATTTGATAGGTAAGTGAATCATTCCTACAACAAAAAAGGTAACTCCACTCTTTCTCAAATATACTGTTTTTAACCACTATTATTCTCAGCATATCGAGTTTTTCCAACAGTTTTAGCTTATGTTGAATTAAGAACTCATACCAGATGTTACTTCCAACAACTTACCTGTAGGCCTCTGTCAGTCACAATTCTCAGTATGCCAAGAGCCTTATGACGTCTCTTTATCTCAGCCTCACAAGCCGTTTGAGCATCGATCTCTTGGTCTATCTCAACAACTATTCTCAAATTCTTATATCCATCCTCAGGAATCCATTTAGCCGCAGGTGCCACATCAACCACACAGTCGTATCTGGTCCACCAGTCAAAAAATGAGATTGCAAAGGGTAGCTACAACAACCAAAAAATTGTTCTTTCTACCATGTTACTTTATATAAGTAGGGTATTTTTGGTTTGAGGACTGTATACAGAACTACACGAAGCCTACAGTGCTATCTTGCCAAAAGTAACTCGAAAAATCTAACTTCTGACAAACCTCAAATAACCATGTGGGAAGTTAAATGATTCATCCATCTCTGAAAATTTAGTAATAATTCGAACAGAATCTTTTAAGGCCCTTCCTTTTACCTGCATAGGTAAATCCAAATACTCTCCAATTATTATGCTAAAAGCACACATTGAAAATATGAAGCCAGTTATTATGCAAAGGTTACCACTATAAGGAAAATAACTAGTTGCAAACAAGACATCAGTAAATTCAGAATTCAGACTGAGAAGTATAAATCAAGGGTTTCTTTGTGTGGTTGTGAAATTGATAAAGTATCAGTTCTTATCAACATACCGAATCCATAGCATGTGAAAGCGTCCTCTTTAGAATTGCTTCAATCGTAGCCTTTCGTACAAATGATTTACCATGATAACTCACAAGTATATTTTCTGGGACTTTTTGTCCCGGACGAAAACCGGGGACCTGCACAAATCAACCATATTATCCCGTTCATTTTTCAGTCAgaaaactcataaaagaaaacagTTAACCGACAACGAAACAAATCAAAACATATTATGTGTCACCAAACCTCGGTTCATTATATACCGAACATCATCTTTTTGCATACAGAAAGCAGAAGCGAGGTACCATTGAGCCAGTTTCTTAAAGGCTTTTCCCATCAAAATTTTCGAACTTAGATATCCAGGAACAAACGACTTTGTAAGAACTGCAAAGAGTTCAGATGCAAGTGTCCAACAGTTAAGTTGGTCAACCGACTGGTGGTTGTACTAAATTACGGGGTCTGAATCCCACTTTCCATTGGGGGGTTGAGATGTTTTTTGGCCTAGCTGCCTGGCCTTTGTAGGTAGTGAACAACTCAAATTTACAGCCAAAACCACTATCACAGTCGACACACAATCTTACACCTTGGTTATAGAATCATATATTGTGTACTTGTATAGATTAATCAAAACCAACAACTCATTCTAGTAAAAACCACCACTATAGTCTGGGTTTACTTAGTGATGTTACTAACAAGATAACAGTTCACGACTACTAAATGTTAATATGTTATCACAACTTCTGGTGGTTTACAGTAATCATGTATATAAGCTTATATCATAGTAAAACTAAAAACAGCACCTTAGCTATCTTGGTCATTTCGGCGAGAACCTTGTTATAGCAATCTTCACAAACAGCTGGAGGAACACTCACACTTAACCGAACCTGCAGTAAACACCACAAACTAATCAAATCAAAAGTTTAAAACACAATGCAGTGTAATTCAAAAACCCATCATATAAAATTGAGTTAGAACTAGCACAAATTTAGGTTTTGAGTTCAACATTTAGGTACTGGACAGAAGAGTAACAACTAACTTTAGAATCAGGTTCTTCGACTTCAGTAACTTCAATATCAGCTGGTAATTTGTCATTTTCAGAGTTTACAGACGCGGGAGTAGTAGTAGAGACAACGGGTTGACTAGAGAATCCACGAGTTGCTGATTGTTGAAAGATAAGTTGGCGGGAATTTGAAGTAGTTAGTTTAGCGAAATTTGTGGTGTAATTtgattggagaagaagaagagggtttgAGATATGAGTGTTTGAAGTTCTTCTTGAGATGAGGAAATTGTGAGAAAGATAGGGTTTACAATTGAGTGTTGTGGAACTCATGAGTTccattctttctttctcttcttcttttcttacaACTCTGGATAACAATCTTTGTTTTCAGGAACTGCTAAGATAATAGTAATATCCGCACCCAAATACTAGAAAAAGACAAAACTACCCCTGCACTGCAAAGTATCATGCATAATCTTATCTTATGGCATCGTGGCTTCAATATTTGGCAACTTATCAGTCCTTTCCAAGTGGATTAATATGATACCAACCAAGTGGATTAATTTGCTAACCAGCAAGGAAAGTTGTAGAAATAAAGATGGTCTAGTTTGCCGGATATTTGCCTCAAATTCTCAAAATCCTAATGAGGTGTGTGTGGATTTTCTCTACCCATTGCAATACCTGGTTCCTTCCCATCACCCTTCCGCTTAGTAAATTTCCTAGTTCCTTCCCATCACCCTCCCGTTTAGTAGTTTACGTGCAATGGAGATCCATACTACATATTGTGTTTCAGCTGTATAGTTCATGTAGTAAATTGTGCTACAATTTTCTCACTAAAATGGAGATTTAGCAGCCATTCTTTTTCAAACTTAACACTCATAAATTGTTAACAATGTTCATATACAATGGTTTATGCTTAATGTCCAAGTGAACTTAATACCACAAGGAAGAAAAATACACTTTTACAGTTGATTTCAACCGCCAATTTCAGCATTTCTTTGTTTTTCATTCACTTTCTGAATCTCCCTTCCTTTGTCTAAACAGGCATATACATAATATACACATACAATTAAATATGTATAGTTGTTTTCCTCTCTTTGAAGGGACGGATACGCAGTTGTGGTCGCTATTATCTGATAACTCTTCACGGAAGACTAGTGAGCAATGCACATCTCTAACGAGGACTTGACAAGCCACAATAGACCAGGATCGTTCCTCTTCAACACCACATACGTTTCCACTCTCCCTATTTCGTCAGGTACAGTATCTTCATTGAACCCAACCAGAAAGAGTACTTCCATTGCTGCTGTTCACAATTTAACAAAAAAGTGATCAGTATCTAGTTCACTTGTAACAACAAAATTACCGAAAGGAAGGAAAACTGACAAACCTTTATAGTTGGCCACGTTCTTCTGGAATAAGGGATTACCCTGCAATTAAAATCAAatagataaaattaaaaattacacGTCAGAACCGGAAGGGGTTTGGATAATGAATCTAAGGTTCAAATGTAAGAAGAAAGGGACCGATTAGAAATACCTTTCGCAATCTTCTGAACTTCAGCTCATCAGGGTGCTCAATGACGTTTCTATGCAAGCAAGAGTCAGATAAGTATTAGTAATACTCTTCAATGTGATGACCAACTGACTGTAAAGCAAAGAGAACCAGCGTACTTACTTGATGATCTTGAAAAAAGTTTGGACAGAAGCAGCCTCCGAGCCAACCTCATACCTTAGCATGTCGATGGCCTTCTGAAGACGGTTACAAACAACAGCTACCGGGTCTTGGATTCTCTGTAATGCTCCATCATCTGGATCAGGTTCATCAGCTGATGTAGTGGAAGTTGCATGTTTGCCCCCATCTTTTCCACTGGTGTCGGCCTCATCTCTATCAACTTCATTGCCCAGGGAATCATCAGGATCAGGTTTCTCGCTGCTCGTGATGGTATCTACCCCAGATCCTATTGCTTCAGAATCATCAGGATCAGGTTCCATTGTATTCTTACATGCCAAAGTGGGAGATTTTATTTCAAATTCACCAGGACTGGATTCCTGCCACACCTTCGTCAAGTGGAATTCATTATCTTCAGATTCAACTGCCATAGAATCATCAGGGTCTGGTTCCGCGACAACTTCATTCTTTAAAACAACGTCGCTTGTCATAGAATCAATTCTTTCACTATTTCTTAATTGAGGGCCATAGTTTGCCACTCCAGCACAATCATCTGGATCAGGTTCACATGTAATTCCCTTTCCATTGGTGCTCGAAGTATGTTCGATCTCCATTGCGGTTTCACCTCTAGAATCATTATAATCAAGTTCTAGTGTTCTTTGATCCTCAAAATTAGAGTGCCCATGCCCTTCAATTTCAGAATCATCTGGATCAGGTTCCTCACGTACTTCCGAACCACCCAAACTGTTGGCAGAGACATTTGCTAAACGGCGGTAAGCAGCAGCAATGGAAGATGCACGGGCAGATGATAACTGCTCTGATGTTTCCCCACCAAGCTTATGAGAAATGCTATTGGACGATCCATCATAGTCGTCTTCAATATTTTCGTAATACTCCAAACTCCCACGTCCATTCAGAGTGTTGCTTCTTGATCTTGTCCAATCTAAACTAGCAGCTTCTTCATTGAGCTTCCCAGTTCAAGCGACATAAGAAAATTTAGCCGAAAGCAACCCAATTCAGTTTATATACTTCGAAAGTATAGAATACATCAAGATTACCTGTTTATCTAAGGCATAGAAGTTAGCGTCATGATCGGACTGCAACATGTGAGCCTGAAATGACAAACTAATTAGAAAAGCTCCTCGGGTTTTTAACTTTTCACTAATGTAAAGTTATCTAAAGATGTCGGGTTAGGAAAACCAAATTCCTGTTTGTTGACTACAGAAACCAATTTCCTTCCACAATACAAATTTCATGGAAATATGGCGATTTCGGTAGGTGTTTTGCATTTAGCAAGGATGTGGTGTATACGCAAACTACAGAAtaaaaaaattgtttgaattAGCACTTACAAGTTCATGCAACAGAGTTTTTTTTATGCTCTCGTATTTGCGGAAACCCTTCAAGTCATCAGTTCTAAGGCGCAGAGATATTTCCTCACCTTGATTCTGTGAAACCAGTAGAAGTATACTAAGTTAATTTCCAGCATAACAGCAGTGCTTTTTAGTGTAAACGCCAACTTTACTAGATTGGTACCTTGTTAAAACCAAGAAGGCACTTTGGACTGATGCCAACATATCCCACAGGTGCCAACTCTGTCATAATCCCTACACGCCAACGATGCTTTACaggtacaaaaaacaacaaaaaataaatcaGAAACATTGAGAAGAACGGACTAAAGAGAGAAAGAGCTTGAGTACAAGCTAGAGTTTAACAATCTCTTTATACCTTGTTCATGATGGCTACAATTCCTGGATCAGCAGCCAGCCTGTGCATCCTTTTCAAAGCCTTGGATGCAGGTGGGTTCAACTGTTGAATAATGAAACAACATGATAAATAACTACAAGTTAAATTGAATCAATATACCATGTTtggatttggaagaaaaaaaaaactgctaTCAGTTCAACTAACCTGTATTCCTGGAATTTCTAGTGTCCGGAAATCACAAAAAATGTAATTGCCTTGTGGAAGTTTCAACTTGGTGTGGCTTCTATATGACATTCTCCCCCTCAATCTTTTTTCCTCTTCATCAAATCCTGCTATTCTTAAGCCAGCTTTTGTACCAATTTGTGAAACctcctcaatttcattttcaaatACTCCCATCATTCTAATAGACTTTCCCTGAAAAGCAGACACGAAACCCGTCGCCTTTAGTGATAAGTTGTGCCAACATTTTTACAATAAACCACAAATACCATACCTCAAGAATGGAAGAATCTTCCAATCTTAAACTTGAGTGTTCATTGGAGAAAGGCATTAACAGACTTGAAGTTTTATTGGAAGATTTAGGTACAAGTAACCGCGTAGTATCAGGTTTACATTAGTCAATTCCTGTAACTTTTGTCCAAACTCTTTCAGGGTATCCTTTGAGTTCGCTTCCACACACAATTTCTTTCCCCTCCAGACAACAAAAATATCGACCATATGTTCGTTCTCCATGTTTTCCTACAAAGAAAGTGAAAACCAAGACTGATTACTCAGCATAATGACAGCTTTGGAGAATTATGCATATCCCCGTAAAGTTATATCAAGTAAAATTACACCTTTAGAAGAAGAATTTGCATTAACTAATACATCAAACGGCCTCTAAAATTGCCTATCTGGAACCAAATCACTACACTTTTATTTACACATAGTTACGCAGATTAAGTTCCAATAGCAATAGGCAGTTCAGCAAGAAATGGGGATATTGAAGTTTCGGGGGACTTGGTGTACGAAACTATTTGGTCATTAAAACTAGGCAACCGAAGAATTCAATTTCTGAATGCAATACAACAATTACCATATGGATTATTCAACCAACATACAAACTACAAAATCAAAAGTACAAGAAATATGGTAATGAAATTATAGGTGGGTTTTTCAACATAATTTATTAGAATTTTGAGATTGAGATATTTTTAGATTTTACCTTCAGCTGAGACAATTCACAGGGTACgtagatggtgatgatgatgattaaaaGTTTGCAATGGAAATCGGGTGACACCAAAGTTTAAAGAAACGAGAGAATCGTCGGTGGGAGATTTTATTGAAGGGAGAAACTTCTCGAATAGGCGCAACTTAAGAAGGTATAGAAGTGGTATGCTAAAGTGGACCAGGCGGTATACGTTAAAACTTTAGTGATCTCTAGATGACGTAGGTGCTTGCGTCAAAAATAACTCTCCAGATGAaaatcttccaaataattttggaattttggaATTTAACAAAAGGCTTGACAGAAAATAAAAGGGCCAATTACAAAATAGTCATACTTTTTGTAATTGGGTTACACAATAGTCATACTTTTTAATTTGGATTACAAAATGGTCATCAGCCATCCGATCTAACGGTTTTGATAAAAACGGTCCCAAATTTTTACTTATGTACCCTTCCCTTATAACTCAAGTAGCTTAACCATAGTTAACCAGACACAGCACTATCTAGACCCTGCTTCTGGAATGGTGAACCTTTAGGAGCGCATGGTGGGTGTGTTCTGAATGCCATGGATGATGGACCGGTACTTCAGCAGCAACCATTTGGTCCATTTGCACTCCAAAACCACCGCAGCAGCATCTAGCAGTTTGATTTATTTCCACCTCCATCAACATCTTCAAAATCCAGCATCCTCAAAACCACCACAACCATTTGGCCCATTTCCATCTCCATCAACATCTGCAAAACCACCATAACATCAGCGACAACAGCTTGGTCCATTTCCACCTCCATCAACATCTTCAAAACCATCACATCAAAATCAGGAAACATTTTCTTTGAGAAATTATCTCGTAACATAAGCTAAAACATTTTCTTTGGGAATCCATTAAGGAAGAATTAATCTTTGTCATATCAAAGACGAATCAACTTATTTAATCCAAACTAATGGCCTGGCTATTCTAATCATAAAAAACATTCAACAT
This is a stretch of genomic DNA from Papaver somniferum cultivar HN1 chromosome 1, ASM357369v1, whole genome shotgun sequence. It encodes these proteins:
- the LOC113333229 gene encoding uncharacterized protein LOC113333229, yielding MTSKTPFRMRSFKRVTEAFGYHENTNKARLFDNGRGRNDNYQHSSTTTSNNSSPELSDLINAFMEKNENEDDENHEIIDSEEAAENYSPVEMLKNLFGQKEADGPIKQKILQVAEEVFNETTYADGYHRQQGLFKRSLVTRLRERGFDSGLCKTHWEKMTRFPAGEYEYDDVIVGDTRYIIEVGLAGEFTIARPTNKYLSLLAEFPQIFVGKQEELKQVVMIMSEAAKESLKSNDMPMPPWRRIEYMEAKWFSSYKRVTNINMILKQSDSKPVAVVVPTAVYHHYCRIEVSREVGLSVGKLAQALSNGVNIGNGM
- the LOC113303026 gene encoding trigger factor-like protein TIG, Chloroplastic, with amino-acid sequence MELMSSTTLNCKPYLSHNFLISRRTSNTHISNPLLLLQSNYTTNFAKLTTSNSRQLIFQQSATRGFSSQPVVSTTTPASVNSENDKLPADIEVTEVEEPDSKVRLSVSVPPAVCEDCYNKVLAEMTKIAKVPGFRPGQKVPENILVSYHGKSFVRKATIEAILKRTLSHAMDSVKGRALKDSVRIITKFSEMDESFNFPHGYLRYDCVVDVAPAAKWIPEDGYKNLRIVVEIDQEIDAQTACEAEIKRRHKALGILRIVTDRGLQVGDVAVLDISTLKATEDDSEGEKIPSAESKGFQLDTEEADNLPPGFLDSIIGIKGGETKTFSLAFPDSWRQENLRGVVAQYTVICKELFYRELPALDDSLAEKLLSGCTTLIEVRESILERCKEIEQIAKEQATDNAILDQLCKMIQIDIPRTLFEEQGRQLYGAKLLELQAKMKLDEQQLANLSSPQAVKEYLEYERENITSMVKQSLAVGDIFKRENLQFHTEDLVKEVENSIDEFKRNNQEYDEERVKDQVQEILEGSKVLEWLRDHATIEYVVR